A segment of the Candidatus Epulonipiscium sp. genome:
GCTACAGGTTTATCAGAAAGAACTAAGAGAAATACAACAGGAAAATACAACCCTTAAAAATAAGCTGCATGAGCTGCAATTAGAAATTAAAAAAAGTGAGCTAGAATTAGAAGAATACATTAATATATTCGATTCAAGTTTAAAGAATAACAATATTACCGGAGATAAATAAATTTAAAAAAATATAAAAACCAAGGGGAGTAATAGAATTCATTACATCCCCTTTTTGTGTTTTTATTGATAATGGATATCGCAATATATGAGTGGAGGTTGCTATGTTAAATACGAAAAAAATAGAGCTCCTTGCCCCAGCAGGAAACAAGGAAAGTGTAATTGCTGCTGTAAGCAATGGATGTAACGCTATATATTTAGGAGGAAAAGATTTTAGCGCAAGACAATCGGCGATGAACTTTTCTATGGAGGAAATAAGGGAGATTACAGATTATTGTCATCTTAGGGACGTTAGGGTATATGTAACGGTTAATACTTTATATAAGCAAGGTGAAGTTGCTAAACTATATAAATTTTTGAATGAACTATATACAATAGGGGTAGATGCACTGATTACTCAAGACCTTGGAACTGCCATATGGATTAGAAGGTTATTCCCTAAAATTGAAATCCATGGGAGTACCCAAATGACAATCCATGATTTGTATGGAGTTAAATTCTTAGAAGAACTTAATTTTCAAAGGATAGTATTAAGCAGGGAAATGTCCTTAGAAGAAATAATTCATGTGGCTAAAAATACGGATTTAGATATTGAGGTATTTGTGCATGGGGCCCTATGCTTTAGTTATTCTGGACAATGTTTGATGAGTAGCATGCTCGGGGGAAGGAGTGGAAATAGGGGGAGGTGCGCACAGCCTTGCAGACTCCCATATACATTGGCTGATAATGGAGGGAAAGAATTAGTTTCAGGATACCTTCTAAGCCCAAAGGATATACAAACTATAAATTATATTCCCCACATGATAGAGGCTGGAATACGCTCCTTCAAAATAGAAGGGAGGATGAAACGTCCGGAATATGTAGGGGTAGTTGTTAAAACTTACAGAAAATATATAGATTCCTATCTGGAAAATCAAAAAAAATACTCAGTGGAAGATAGGGATATAAAAGACTTGGCGCAGGTTTTTAATAGGGGTGGTTTTTCAAATGGTTATTTGTATCAACATAGTGGTAGAGATATGATGAGCTTTGAAAATCCTAAACATTGGGGAATATATTTAGGTAAAGTGATAAATTATAATCCATCAACTAAAAAATGCATAATAGATACAGTAGAACCCCTAGAACCGGGGGATGGAATAGAAATTTGGAGGAAGGGCAAATTAAATACGGGCATTAGTGTATCAAAAACGAGCAAGGCAGGAGAAAAAATTATCATTTCAATAAAGGATTTTGTTAAGGAAGGAGATAGAGTTTATAAGACAAAAAATAAAAGTCTTCTTGAAACTATCCAAAAAACTTATGAAAAAGATAGTCGGAAACTAGATATACATGCCTCCATTAGTTTCAAAAAAAATAAGGCAATTAATCTAAAACTTTGGGATGAAAGAGGAAATAGTGTTCAGGTCGATGGTCCCCTTGTGGAAAAAGCTATAACTAATGGATTAGAAAAGGAAAGAATTAGACAGCAGATTCTAAAAACAGGTAATACCCCCTTTAATATTAAATCTCTAATTATAGATATGGATGATGATGGATATGTTTCTATTAAGGAATTAAACAATATAAGAAGAGTAGCCATAGATGAGCTCCAAAATGCGATTATAGAAAAATATAAAAGGCCTGCTGTGGATATTAATATTGACTTTTCAAATTTAAATAAAAATATAATTAAAGGGGACAATAAACAATTTACAGTTCTAATTCGTAATATAAATGATATCGAATACGTTTTTCATCCAAAGGTAAAAAGAATATACTTGGAAATTAGAGAATATAAAAAAGATGATATAGAAAAAGTATCAAATATTTGCCATAAAAACAATACAGAATTCTTTTTAGCATTGCCTAGAATAGATGTCAGTTACAAAAATGAAAGAATATGGTATGATTTAGAAGATACTTCCATAGACGGGTTTTTAATCAGAACCTATGGACAGGCTTTCAGATTGAAAAAGACAACAAAGAAGATTATACTAGATTATACCTTTAATATATTTAATCAATTAACCGCTAATTTTTGGATGGAATACGGTGTGGAGGGCTTTACTCTTTCACCTGAATTAAACTACGATGAGTTAAAAGATTTTAAAGGAGATGGGATAGAAGTTATAGGATACGGGCATTTGCCTTTGATGACAACTAAACAATGTATTATAGGAAATACCCTATATAAAAAATCAGTTAAGGGATTTTGCAGCAATCGTAATAATCAAGAACACTATAAGCTTATAGATCGTAAAGGGGAGACATTTCCCATTATACAAGACTGCTCTTTATGTACGGCAGTTATTTATAACGGGAAACCTATTTTGTTATTAAGAGATTTGGAAAAGATATTATCCCTTCCTATAGATTTAATGAGGCTAGAGTTCACATTTGAAAGGAAAGAAGACATAAGAAAAATAATTAGGGGATATGGGAATGATAAAAATATAAAAGCAGAAATATTAAGGGAGCAAGATTACACGAAGGGTCATTATTTTAGAGGAGTAGAGTAGGTGAAAAGATGCCCAAACAATCTATCATAGAGGTTTTAATATTGGTTTCTAGGTATGTTTTTGTAATATTTATCTACATATTTTTATGGGCAGGATACAAGGGTATTATTTACGAACGCAAAAATGAAATCCATGGGTATAATAACAAAGTCTTTGAACAAAGGATTTTCATTATATTTATACATGTTTTTAGTTTCATTATTCTTATGGCAAGTTCCAACGATATTAAAGAGATAGAAGAAATAGCAAAATTAGGGATTTATAGCCTCGTGTTCATAATAGCCGCAATAATACTTACATCCCTTATATATAAAAAATCAGATGCTATTCTTTGGAACAGTATGCTCTTTTTAATGGATATAGGTATAATTATGTTGCAAAGATTAGACCCAGAAGCTGCAAACAGACAGATTATATGGTATGGGATAGGAAGTATTCTTATGCTTTTTATACCTTTAGTTTTTATGATAATCCCTAGATTTGAAAAGTTTGAATATGTTTACCTAATGAGCGGATGGATATTACTGCTTTCGCCTTTTGTATTAGGAGAGGAACAATTTGGAGCTAGGAACTGGATTTTCATAGGAAAATATAGTTTTCAGCCCTCTGAAATCGTAAAATTTTTATTTGTATTTTACTTAGCAGCCTCCCTTAGAAAATATAATTCATTAAAAGATATTATTATTCCAACAATAATGAGTGGTGGATATATTTTAGTTTTGGTAGCTCAAAAGGACTTAGGAGGAGCATTGATTTATTTTCTAACTTTTCTTATATTGATTTACCTTAGAACTTCTAGTTCACTTTTGTTTTTTGGGGGATTGGGGGGAGCAAGCTTAGCTTCTATGGTGGCATATAAATTATATAGCCATGTACAAGTTAGGGTAGAAGCATGGTTAAATCCATGGAAAGATATGGATTACAAGGGATATCAAATAACCCAATCCTTATTTGGGATAGGAACCTGGGGATGGATGGGTAGTGGCCTTACAAGGGGGTACCCTAAAAGTATTCCTGTTGTAAAGACAGATTTTATATTTGCAGCTATATGTGAAGAATTTGGAAATCTATTTGCTATCGGAATTATTTTGATATTTTTACTTATGATACTTCGTGGAGTGATGATAGCTATAAAATGCAATAGAGTCTTTTACTCACTCCTTGCCGTAGGGGCAATTAATTTAATTGCTATACAGGCATTTCTAATTATTGGTGGAGTGATAAAAATGATTCCACTAACAGGGGTAACCCTACCCTTTATAAGTTATGGAGGAAGTTCTGTTATCACTAGCATCCTAATAATTGGGATACTCCAATGGATACAAAGTTTTTATGAAACAAGGGAAGAGGTGGAGGAGTAGCTTGAAGCAGGTTAAAAAGGACATAAAAAAAATATTTTGGCTATATTCATTGATGTTTTGCGCATTAATAGGATATCTATTAAAATTTATATTCCTGGATAGCCCTATAGTAATAATAAATCCTTATAATCCAAGGTTAAATTCCTTAGAAAAAAGCATACTTCGGGGGGAAATAAGAGATAACAAGGGAGTAGTTTTGGCAAGGACTAAAATGGATAAGGACGGATGGATGAGAGAATATCCACAGGGAAGAGATTTTGCCCATGTGGTCGGGTCCGTTCAAAAGGGTAAAACTGGAATAGAAGCATATGCAAATTTTATGCTTCTCGAGGTAAATGATAAAATGGTGCAAAGGGTAAAAGAAGTTTTTACCGGTGACAAATTAAAAGGAAATCATGTTGTTCTTACCTTGGATGCTAATCTACAACGCACTTCAAGGGAGTTATTAAAAGGTAAAAAAGGAGCAATTCTAGTTATGGAACCATCTACGGGGAAAATTCTTTCCATGGTATCCAATCCAGATTTTAATCCTAATGAACTAAGCCAAAATTGGGAGCAATTGAACAAGGATGAGGAAAATAGTCCCCTCA
Coding sequences within it:
- a CDS encoding U32 family peptidase, coding for MLNTKKIELLAPAGNKESVIAAVSNGCNAIYLGGKDFSARQSAMNFSMEEIREITDYCHLRDVRVYVTVNTLYKQGEVAKLYKFLNELYTIGVDALITQDLGTAIWIRRLFPKIEIHGSTQMTIHDLYGVKFLEELNFQRIVLSREMSLEEIIHVAKNTDLDIEVFVHGALCFSYSGQCLMSSMLGGRSGNRGRCAQPCRLPYTLADNGGKELVSGYLLSPKDIQTINYIPHMIEAGIRSFKIEGRMKRPEYVGVVVKTYRKYIDSYLENQKKYSVEDRDIKDLAQVFNRGGFSNGYLYQHSGRDMMSFENPKHWGIYLGKVINYNPSTKKCIIDTVEPLEPGDGIEIWRKGKLNTGISVSKTSKAGEKIIISIKDFVKEGDRVYKTKNKSLLETIQKTYEKDSRKLDIHASISFKKNKAINLKLWDERGNSVQVDGPLVEKAITNGLEKERIRQQILKTGNTPFNIKSLIIDMDDDGYVSIKELNNIRRVAIDELQNAIIEKYKRPAVDINIDFSNLNKNIIKGDNKQFTVLIRNINDIEYVFHPKVKRIYLEIREYKKDDIEKVSNICHKNNTEFFLALPRIDVSYKNERIWYDLEDTSIDGFLIRTYGQAFRLKKTTKKIILDYTFNIFNQLTANFWMEYGVEGFTLSPELNYDELKDFKGDGIEVIGYGHLPLMTTKQCIIGNTLYKKSVKGFCSNRNNQEHYKLIDRKGETFPIIQDCSLCTAVIYNGKPILLLRDLEKILSLPIDLMRLEFTFERKEDIRKIIRGYGNDKNIKAEILREQDYTKGHYFRGVE
- a CDS encoding FtsW/RodA/SpoVE family cell cycle protein, which encodes MPKQSIIEVLILVSRYVFVIFIYIFLWAGYKGIIYERKNEIHGYNNKVFEQRIFIIFIHVFSFIILMASSNDIKEIEEIAKLGIYSLVFIIAAIILTSLIYKKSDAILWNSMLFLMDIGIIMLQRLDPEAANRQIIWYGIGSILMLFIPLVFMIIPRFEKFEYVYLMSGWILLLSPFVLGEEQFGARNWIFIGKYSFQPSEIVKFLFVFYLAASLRKYNSLKDIIIPTIMSGGYILVLVAQKDLGGALIYFLTFLILIYLRTSSSLLFFGGLGGASLASMVAYKLYSHVQVRVEAWLNPWKDMDYKGYQITQSLFGIGTWGWMGSGLTRGYPKSIPVVKTDFIFAAICEEFGNLFAIGIILIFLLMILRGVMIAIKCNRVFYSLLAVGAINLIAIQAFLIIGGVIKMIPLTGVTLPFISYGGSSVITSILIIGILQWIQSFYETREEVEE